In Silurus meridionalis isolate SWU-2019-XX chromosome 28, ASM1480568v1, whole genome shotgun sequence, the genomic window TTGTGGgttgaaaaatgtaaagtttaggTTCAGTTGAATGCAGCGTTCATGCAAGTCGGAGCAACCGAGTAGCATCTAATAGACCTCCCCATCCCTGTCTCTACTGAAGTGTTCCACTGCTTTCTAAAAAACTACACCAATTTACTTATTGGTtaattccaccaccaccacctgaaATGAAGGACTGGGAATAAGTAAAAGCAGCTCTAAAAGTAGAGACTTGAGCGGGTGCACTTGAGTAGCAGATGAAGTAAAACAATCTGAtgcaagaggaataaaacactgggATTTTCTGTTTTAGGGAAAatgtttcctttctttacttctagTTCATGTTTCAGAGTCAAGTGTTCAAAACTCGCCacaaatctgtttttgttttttttcccttctactCTCGAAACAAACATTTCTGGGTTCTCTGATGGTGCAGAGCAAGTCGTAAGGAAAGAGCGTCATAGTCGTCGTTTTAGCTCCTGGCGCCTCTTCATTCTCCTCATACTAACGTCAACTCTGTCTCATCTGctttctccatccatccatccctccttcCCTTGCTTTCCATTCCCTTCACTTCCTTTCCTGAAGCCTCCATAGTGACTGTAATCCACCTGGTCAGCTCGGCGGCTGGCTCGGTGGAGACACAAGGTACCGTCTGATTGATTGTCTCGTTGTCACCATGAGTAGTGTTGGGTGGGTGGGGCTTAACCAGGATGCCGGGTTTCTTTAATCAGACGTGTCTCATAGATTTAAAAGGAATTAGGATTGTTATAGGAATATTCCAGGGATTTACTGACGATCTCAGAAACGCTGAACACCCGAGACACGTCCGACGAAGCAAACGGCATCCTCATGGCCTTCGACATGTCCTTTCtatatttccttctttttctctctgcgtagtttttctaatatttaacCTGTTCTTTCTTCTGAATCTGCCTCACTTTTGTCTAAAGAGTCACTCCCGTCTCATGAGCTCAAGAACCCGAGAGGTGATTCgaaactttctctttttccGTGTTTGCATGAAGTCCTGTGATTTCTCCGTGAACCTGCATGCAGTGCCGTGAGAAAAAAgagttcattaaataaataaaaacactggtTTCTTTTTTGTAGATGTATTTTGTTAaccaatatattttttgtcatagCATAATGAAGTGTCGTAAAAatgttctatttttatttattaataatagtcttttttgttttgctgtgtcTTGTCTAATGTGTGTATCCTGTCTGACGTTTTTTAACcgtgtcatttttatttgtaaaatttgtTGCTGCATGATGTTTAaatgtgacacttttttttttaaccctgttaaaagtttgttttgttttttcagttcAGCTAATTAATATTCACCTAAATTTCCCTCCAGCTGGTGGGATTCCTGTGAAAAAACGAATTACACGATGTAGCACATTTGCAGAAAAAATTTTTCTTTATACCTGTAATAAAATCCTGTCTTGGAATGAATTCGAATTCGTTATCTAAgacaataaaatcaataaataagacatttatttaagaatTAGTTGGACTGAAAATTGTGTTgccaaaaaacaataaaaaaaaaaaaaaagagctaatTGTTCCCCTAAACTTAACTATTTTATTGtgctttttcattctgcagGGTATCACTGGGACACATCTGATTGGATGCCGAGTGGTCAGCTTCCTGGAATCCAGGAGTTTCCTCAGTATGAGGTGGTGGAATCTCCACCAACCTTGTACAATGACCCCGCCTTGCTAGACACGGACTATTACGCGGGCGGCTACGACATTGAGAGCGATTTCCCGCCTCCGCCTGACGACTTCCACAGCCACGACGACctgcctcctcctccacctccacccacaTCGTACGACACGCTCGGCCCCGCCCCCTCGAGCCCTGGAGGATCGTGGGCACGCCAGCGTCCACCTTTACCCCAGCTCTACACGCTCAACCATTACCTCCCTCACCACCAGTACCCTTCATCCGACCCTGAGCCGCCGAAAAGCGGCAGCATCGCGGCCGACGACGTTTCGCTCTCCCTCTACGCCTCCACCGTGTCGTGCTCGGACGTGGACGAGTCGGAGGCGCCGATGAGCGACTGCGAGAGCGGCGCAGAGGACGGGGCGCAGTTACGGCGGCTCATCGTAGCACCACAACCGCAACAACACACCGAAGTCTGACACTGGAATCCATAAAGAGCAGAAATCAAAAAGTGCCTGAAAATGAAAACCTTATGCAGGAGACTGTtctcgcaaacacacacacagacacacacacacacacacacacacacaatgtacgACCATACAATAAATTCAAGCGCACACATTCTCTTCGACATGGACATATTCAAGAACATTTCCTCCTCTGGAGCACAGCAGGAGTCGAGTAGAGTtgagtgtgtacaggtgtgtatccACCTTTACACCATCTGATCATTTCAAATTCCATCTTGTttgtgaaaaataataataataataataataagttttaaaaaaagCGTCATTTCAAGCGATAGCTGTCTGTATTTGTAAAGATAAAACCATGCAATCAgttgttttttcattattacaAATGTTCATTCGTTTGTAATGTAAATGGTACTGTACAGTTTTGATTTTTAAGGGTTGACTAGTTCTTTTTGtagatatattattattttttatttttgaaaaaaaaaaaaaaaaaaaacacgaaacaGTGTGTGATTATCAGCAGCAACAGAAGAGGAAAAGAATAACGATTATTCAGAgtggttacaaaaaaaatacaaaatctaactgtgtgtgtgaccGTCTTCACACTTCCTGTTCCGCTCGGATGGGCGTCTGCATATTATCGTGATGTCAGTTAcgttttttgtggttttttttaaagacttttgacttttttttcccaccaagaaataaaaacataaaaaacaaaaacgggACCCAGTATATTTATATTGCGAGATGAAGTGTGGACTcgtgaattttttattttttttttttgtcaaaaaaaaacgCTCATGTGAGCAAAGCTTTGGTCTTGTTTATGAtttgtttatgattttttttttttaatactgccACTAGCTTAATCGCTTTACTACTGGCAATAAATTATTCTTTAAAATACCAATGgcgtttgattgattgatttatttgtgtatttatttgcttCGGAGACAACTGTAAAAGGCGGGGGAAATTTCAACAAAAGTCTGCAGACACCTGACTATGAGAGGAACCTATCCTTCATTTCTTGTAGGACCATATATCCAAGATGGCTGCCGTACAAGCTTCGCTCCAAAGAAACATCTCAGGATATATATGGCAGCCATCTTGGATATGCGTAGCTACACACAGAAGGTTTCTTAAATGGATTCCTCGATTAGAAGAACCCAAGAACCTAGGAATGGTCCACCATATGAagaaaagttttgggacacttgacttttccaaccatatgtgcaTCCTTCTCAAACTGTTATAGAGACACACAGTTGTAAAGGATGTGGtagctaggagacccaaatgtCTTCATGCATAACAATGCACCTGtggacaaagccagctccatgaagatatgcttctcGTAAACGGGGACTCAATGTGAACTGGAATGTTAAAAatgaagcacatagcaatcttatggtcaggttttccacacacttttgtgcTCATAGTGTACCTTAAGAGTGCCACTTAGATGACAGCACATCAATCAGAAGATCTATGGCTGAAAAGCTCAATGCTGAAATGATCCCTGTGCTGAAACGCTAATTGAATCAGAATGTGGGTTTAATATGCACAGGGTATTCGTAACAAGTTCGTAATGAGTCTGTAATGCGTTCTAATGAGTTATGTTTCATTCCATTAGACAAGGTTGAAGCACAGAAAGTCATTTGATACGTTATAGTTTGCATTTAGCATGCGTCTAAATCGCGTCCTGTTTTCTGAACGGTGTGATGGAAGCTAATGacaaaacacaaagtcattttaatCTCATTTGATGGATTTATTTAGTACAAGCAGTAATATCCACAACTTATCAAATGATGGTGGGTGGAATAAACCCAATTAGCTGTTATtgagaggtttatggatgtggtgaggataGACATGAAGgtaattggtttgaaagaggcagatgtagaggacaggggagtatggagatgaatcgctgtggcgccccctaatgggagaagccgaaagaagtagaagaagagcTTTTATCATCTGTATGTACTAATACAGCAATATTACAGAATTTGGAAGACACCCTTATCTCATTCGAACActtgagcagctatggggttatgGACCTTGCTCAAGAATTGGTAGCTTATTGTGGCTGGGATCTGAATACATGACCTTCAAATCCAAAGTCCAAGCCTCAACCGCTAAGCAACCACCTCCCATATAATGGTGTAGAGGAGAGAGGAAAAACTAGCTCTTGTCTAAAACCGGCGTAATCTTCCAAATACACAGTAGCCTCAGCAACCGAGTCCTAGAActcatttgatgtttttttttaaagatggtcattttaaaacttttaactTAGCGgtttatctttaaaaatattGGCAAAGGCTTAGGGTTTTAATCAGGGGAGTAAAAGTATAGCCCAACATTTGGaacggccctctgaacaatgccagagacatattttttaaaaatttgttttaaatatatttttgactcctatcatatctgtatttgataaaggttggcttttaaactaaaatttcctttaattattaataaaggtCGACACagcgatagttgattgctgaaactatcCGCAAAAATCCCtagcaatagtttttccggtccgctgtcattacaagagcgacCTCTAGTGGCGAATCACTGATAACACGTGCTAAAACTGCACGACGCGCTgtattatatttactattttatatttatataattaagtttaataataaatatattcatatttatttcctttaacaCATTCCCATGACTTAGTACTGTTTTCTTTGTAATAAATTTCAGTACCATTTTacatggagttttatgtttgtttgttttttatcaggtgtccattttaaaaaccatatagtatataaaccATAGTagccattttcttcttttaaagaaagggaaaaatCATTATGTGGCCCTCATGAAAAAGAATTTGGGGACCCCTGGACTAAAGGTTAGACCCCTGGCCTATTGTCTTTCTATTGACTAttctgtcaagtcaagtcaagtcaagtttatttgtacagcgcttttcacaacagacattgtctcaaagcagctttacacaaatcaacagtgatggtgaatggtgtgcatttgtccctgatgagcaagccgtggcgactgtggcaaggaaaaactcccttagatgttatgaggaagaaaccttgagaggaaccagactcaaaaggggaacccatcctcatctgggtgacatcaagagtttgatcataaatctttcaacaatacagaacactggagagtgagaactaacatgattactggagtataagattataagtaatgttctttctgcagtcttaaacagtctatatggttagtagctccgagttttataagctcagcatttgtgatcaccacagatccagcatcagcttctccatgccagagcctttaaacactccaggaggtccaatgtcaaaactccacacatgtagcgggatccaaatggcactggtacgtctctagatggttcaggatgtttgtgagttcggcatctacttctttaaaggtccgtaatcatcacgaggtgggaggtgactggagctggagcaacctcaggatgcctcgggatggggagagaaagagaagcagtggagaggaattagcgtagctgctgttcatgatattaacagcacaagttgataatgtgcatgtgatcagatgttctggagcacaaggttatgatgtgatgtgtgttatgtgtaggctttgctaaaagatacgttttaatctacacttaaattgggtgagtgtgtctgagccccgaacaccgtcaggaagactattccagagtttaggagctaaatgtgaaaatgctctaccacctttagtggactttgctattctaggaactactagaagcccagagttttgagatctcaggagcgtggcggattgtagcgtgttaaaagactggatagatacaggagccaaaccatttagtgctttataagtgagaagtaatagtttgtagtctattcgaaacttaacaggaagccaatgtagggacgataagatcggggttatgtgatcatatttttttgaccttgtaagaactctggctgctgcattctggactaactgaagcttgtttattaatgaagcaggacatccacctagtaacgcattacagtagtctattctggaggtcataaacgcatggacgagcttctctgcatcggatatagacaacatatttcttagcttagaaatatttctaaggtgaaagaaggctgttttgtaacctgattgatgtgatttttgaaagacaagtcgctgtctaaaataacacccaggtcttttaccgttgaactagtggttacagaacatccgtctaaatgcaggttgagatgctggagcgtctgtataccagttttgggccgatgagcaaaatctcagtcttatcagaatttaaaagtagaaagttatgggtcatccaatctcttagttccttaacacactcagtcatccgggttaattgagctgtatcgcctggtttagatgaaatatatagctgagtatcatcagcataacaatggaagctaattccatgccttctaataatatttcctaacggaagcatgtatattgtgaagagcaggggtcctagaactgaaccttgcgcacgccataatttacttgcattagcctggatagctctccattcaaatctacgaaatggtaacgatcggacaggtaggatttaaaccagcttaatgcctgtccctgaatgccgatgtaattttgtaagcgatctaggaggagatcatggtctatagtgtcgaatgcagcactaagatctagtaaaaccaacagcgagatgaagccttggtctgaagctaaaaacaggtcattagttattttaactagagcagtttctgtgctatgatggggcctaaaacctgactgaaattcttcaaagatattgttctcttgcaggtaggaacataactgtgcagcgacaatcttttctaaaatcttagacataaatgggagatttgaaattggtctgtaatttgataacgtgtttggatccagattaggtttttaatgaggggcttaataactgctaacttgagggatttagggacgtgacctaaagatagtgaggagttaataatatttagaagaggctcaccagttgtatataacacttccttcagtaatttagtaggaattggatctaactgacatgttgtcgatttagctttggcaataacattatacagctcttcctgtcctatacatgtaaaatagtggagttgtggagttgaaggtaacactgtctcaggagatgctgtaagaggttgaactgccacaattgtttttctaatgttatctattttttcagtgaagaaaatcataaagtcctcactactaaactgtgatggaacacaattttcagagccctgatttgtagttagtttagctactgtactgaaaaggaacctgggattgtttttgttgttttctataagtttgctcaggtgttcagctctagctgTTCTGTCCAGGGAGCAGTTCGAGCTTTCTCACTTCCGTAATTTGTGGTCAAGAGAAATCGAGCCTGGACACCAGGGCCAATAGACAAACTGGActtatactggtaaatctcatAATCCAAAGAGCAGTCATTTTTGGAACTCTTAAAGTTTGTACACCATTCATGTGTTTTATACTGCTCATTATTAGCCGCATCACTAGTGTAGAATCCTACCCAAGCTTTGTCAAAGACATTTTTCCAGTTCACAAAAGACTTGTGGATGTAGAGTCGGGCAGAGGCATAGCCATCTTCAGTGTAGAGCTGCAGGCTGCTCTGATAGCCTCTAATATTAACTGGAGGAACCTTGTTGGCTTCATGAAACTCTGGACCTTTCCAGACCGTTGTGTAGTATGtggttccaaaaaaaacataagaacTGACCCTTCTACTTTGCAGAAGCCGGACCTGAAGGCCAGGATTTAGAGGTACTTTTGTCTGTTGGGAACCGTGTGTCATTCCATTCAGTGGATAGAATTCTAAAGGATCCGTATTGGTTCTGCTCTTATAAATGCCAATATCCAGTTTCATTCTTGCAACGTTCTCAGGTATTCCGCTCCATGTTATCTTTGCGTACCCTCCTGAAGTGGATTTTACCTCTAACTTTGCTTTATTGGGTATGACATCACTGATCCGATTGGAAGGTGAAGAGCAAATATCAATCGTATCACCATTTATTTGAAGCGCACAGAAGGATGCTTGTGA contains:
- the LOC124381544 gene encoding uncharacterized protein LOC124381544, translating into MMRQGLPYGVLFNLILTCTSAIQTLKDITDLKNATMTMKSFPRHGLILLHWFANNVAINSSGDMQLTFDVGQGSFGLHCYKDSAQTAPFESSQSHYYSLGDLACRTARMFPFYVTHDFHNSVDSSQKNLDRILIQVQKNNPRNIEKVFIVEYKGQGCRYDPEYAYEISTQLLTQIKALGSDIGCDPNDPRLNFSLCEFLNYQQKAAKVLMVYPETRGLEWFLPLAGYDMDSRFNNFSQASFCALQINGDTIDICSSPSNRISDVIPNKAKLEVKSTSGGYAKITWSGIPENVARMKLDIGIYKSRTNTDPLEFYPLNGMTHGSQQTKVPLNPGLQVRLLQSRRVSSYVFFGTTYYTTVWKGPEFHEANKVPPVNIRGYQSSLQLYTEDGYASARLYIHKSFVNWKNVFDKAWVGFYTSDAANNEQYKTHEWCTNFKSSKNDCSLDYEIYQYKSSLSIGPGVQARFLLTTNYGSEKARTAPWTEQLELNT